Proteins from a single region of Cydia pomonella isolate Wapato2018A chromosome 13, ilCydPomo1, whole genome shotgun sequence:
- the LOC133524560 gene encoding uncharacterized protein LOC133524560, whose amino-acid sequence MDPQASSHTKSDNNTITTWCCQCWLSTTTSGGGGCDGGCSSSTSQSSPGPHPMATAKALLKQDDGDKGKTNCLESASESDTSDEMNSFYQGCKSKWIKAFQNNTLINRWRLPCHFTHLERK is encoded by the exons ATGGATCCGCAAGCTTCATCACATACCAAAT CCGACAACAATACCATCACCACTTGGTGCTGCCAGTGCTGGTTGTCCACCACCacaagcggcggcggcggctgtgaCGGTGGCTGTAGCAGCTCCACTTCGCAATCGTCACCCGGACCACATCCGATGGCAACAGCAAAGGCACTGTTAAAACAAGACGATGGGGACAAGGGAAAAACAAACTGCCTAGAGAGCGCTTCTGAGAGCGATACGAGCGATGAAATGAACTCTTTTTATCAAGGATGTAAAAGCAAGTGGATAAAAGCGTTCCAAAACAATACTCTGATTAATAGATGGCGCCTCCCATGCCATTTCACACATTTAGAGCGGAAGTAG